The genomic stretch aaaaatcagcagAAATAGAAACGTGGGAGTCGTTCACAACATGGCCCCAATAAATGAAATTGGACTTCCAGCATTGCATTCTTTTATACTCATAATTGCcattgaaatgtatttccttttcaattttcaacATTTATTAGTGCATATTCTTGTATGTCGGGCTTCTCTCATACTTTATTTATTTGTATAAATCATGAGTGGACAACGAACTAAATTCAACAATTCATCATGTTCCATCTCGACTTTTACGCCTCTCAAGTTAGGTATACTTATTTCTTTTGTTGTTACATTTTATTTGAGCTTTGCTAATTCGAGATGGTTGTGCTTGCAATCATTCTCACGGTGTATTAATATTATTTTTCTATAATATAATGATATAAATAGTTGATATCAAAAGAATAAAAGTAAGAATTGAAAATTAGAACAAAAGCTCCTTTTATGCCATTGGCAACTGCTTGACAATTTAGCATTAGAACGAAGAGTGAGTTAGCAGTCAAACAAAGAAAACACAATGAGTATGAGTGTACCAAAAAAGGTACTCCATGCatggaatatttttttttaatttataattcCTATTCATGTAAAATATATGTTCTCTTCTATTTTCTCCCATAAGTTTTTTGCTACTACAACAATTTTTCTTTACCGTTATAAGAATTTTTTCATTCTCCTAATTAATTCTTCTTTAATTTATGAGTGATTCTTTACTTTCTAGCAATTTCAATAAGATTGTACTTTGCAACAACAATAATTATCGATTGAGTGGGTTTATAATTCATCAATTTGAGCTTGCATTTTCCCCCTTCAAAATTCGTCTAACTCATTATTTAttctaatattttaaaatatttgtacTAATTAGTATGCGATACTCGTGAAAACCAAAAGCTCATACTTTTCCCAATTCTCCTaggaaaaaaaaatgaatacAAAGGGAAAAGGAGACGGTGAAATTATGTCAACGTTGCAAATTCCACCGTGGTTGGAACTGCCGAAAGGTATATGGGCAAACATATTACACAGGCTAGGTGCGGTGGAGATACTGTTGACTGCACAGAAAGTGTGCACTACATGGAGGCGCGTGTGCAAGAACCCGTCCATGTGGCGAGTCATTGACATGTGGAATTATGATGGCCCTTATATCCAGCCTTACCACTTAGAGGAAATGTGTCGCCATGCCATTGTTCGAAGCCAAGGTGAAGTAGTTGACATTAGATTGTCATTCTTCGCCACGAAAGAGTTGCTTTTTTACGTAGCAGAGAGGTAATTTCTAGCTTCCTTAATGTATGCTTCCACTTGCTTtccatttattcattttttttcttttgatcacCAGATCAAGAAAACTTAAAAAACTTAGTATTACGTGGTACTGCTACTCAAAACTACAACGCGAAGGCTTCATTAAAGTAGTTCAAAAGTTGCCATCATTGGAAGAGCTAAGTCTGATAGACGCTACTATCACAGCTAAAGCTTTTGAAGCTCTTGAACGCTCTTGGTCATGGTTTAAGTCGTTAGAATTGAAGAAGATCTCCAGTATTACGAAATCCAGTGATGAAATAAATGAAGAGGCTCTAGCTATTGCTCAAAGCTTGCCTGCCCTGCGCCGCCTTCAGCTCATTAGAAATTATATGACAAATGAAGGCCTTCAAGCTATTCTTGATGGTTGTCCTAATCTTGTATCACTTGACCTGCGGGGATGCTTTTATGTTAGACTCGATAAAGTCTTGAGTAGTAAAATTTCTCGACAGATTAAGGATGTGAAGCTCCCTCATGACTCTATGGAaggttttgaattttgatttgagccttaagtttttttttttttggggggggggggggggggagggcagTAACAAGTATAACATATGTGATGATCACTTTGGTTTTTGAAAAAGATACAAGGGTTTTCTGGTTATTGGATTGTGAAGCTCTTCTTGCCACTAGAATTTTATCAAGATTATAtttattagttttatttttagtatatttATATGACTAGAAATTCAAAGGGGCTAGAGATTTCTCAAGTGACCCGAGTCTCACTCAAACTTGTACACAATATAACTGCTTCTATTAATGTACAAGGAGTCCTCTCCACGACATCTAGTCTACTATACAGGAGTTTGAAAAATATAATGTAACGATTAATTTTTCGGCAAAGGACCAAGTACACTCATGTACTATGAGAAAAAAGTTTAAATATATCCCTTGTTATACTTTCAGTCCAAATATATCCCTGTCGTAATATTATTGAAATATAGCCTTCTTTCGTTAAGTTTGTCCAAGCTAGACATTCAATCCTACGTGTCACTGACATTTGATGAAGTAGATGCCACATGAAATTCCACCTCAGTGCTCCTAACCCATTTTACCCCTCCCTTCTATTTCATTTTTCACCACAAAAATTTCCTTCCACTCCACTACCATTTCTATTATTACCGCCACCATTTGATAATTTACAACCTTAAATTAAGAGTGAAGAGATTCCAAAAATTCCACCACATTTATGTTAGTTGCGTGTTAATATGATTCAAAATCATCGGaacacgggtccggatccgtttacccaaaacgttgaccaaagtcaactttaatcaattttaaaggcaaattttcatatttttcttaaatttcacataaaagcttttcggaaacgcgcccggactgcgcacgcaaatcgaggaggaaaaaataaggttttcaaggcctcggaacccggattcggattctaaaacacaagatgaccccttgggtcatcacaaaaagaaaattaaattgtgaaaaaaacaaaaagggagGGGTACAATAGGTTAGGGGCATTGAGGTGACATGTCATGTGACATCTACCTTATCAAATGTCAATGCCACGTCGGATTGGATGTCGACCTTGGACAAATTTAACGGAAGAGAAGTATATTTGAATAAATAGTATTACGGGAAGGGTGTATTTGGATCAAAAGTAAGggtatatttaaatatttttctcATAGTATAGGGATATATTTGACCCTTTGCCGTTAATTATTTAACTAAATACACGGAAGAAATATGGGCAAACATatatagcttgtttggccaagcttctttttggcgaaaaaTGCTTTtttgtgtttgaccaagcttttggaaggaaaaaaaatgcttttgaggagaagcaaaagcagttttggagaagcaaaaaaaatagcttctctccaaaagcactttttttagaagcacttttgagaaaaatatacttagaagcagtttttaaagcttgaccaaacactaattgctgctcagaagtgcttttcaaactaattagccaaacacaaactgcttctcaccaaaagtacttctgagaaaagtacttttcaaaaaaagcacttctcaaaataagctgatttttgcagcttggccaaagaGATACCGCTGACTGCACATAAAGTGTGCACTACCTGGAGTCGCTGACATATCGAACTTCCGTGACTTCATCGACTGTAACGTGAGTTATGACTTCAAAGAAATGTGTTGCCACGCAGTTGGTCGCAGCCAAGGTGACCTAGTTATCTTCAGCATGGTTTTCTACTCCACAAACAAGTTGCTTGCCTATGTAGCAATGCATAAAGGTAATTTCTGGCTTCTGTAATATGAGTTTTTAGTTTTCACTGTCATTGCGGCGTTGTATAAAAATATGTCTTTTTTCGAGAAATTTTTATAGGAAGAATAGCTGAAACAACTTCCTACACCACTTGGAACTAGACTGGAAAACCATCAACAAGTTATGGGAAGAGTTCCTTAGCGACACTTCTTTTGTATCAGGGGAGGGGAATTATATGAGGATTTGGCTAGAAAAATGGACAggagttcacacgttgaagaAAGCTTTTCCAATTATACTCAGAATTGCCAGCCATCCAAATTCATCTATTGCCCAGCATAGAGATGGTAGTTTCTAGGATCTAAAACTAAAGAGGGACTtgttgtttacccgtaaaacggtatAGTTGAATTTGTTACGTGATTTGTAGACAAGCGAATTGATTTGATCCCACcttgataaataaattaaataaaaagtaAGACTTAGCATTGAAATCCAAAGAAATAGCAAGCCTGGTTCCGGAAGTAAGGCTTCCGAAAACAGCGACAAGAGCAATATTAGACAAAAAATAAAGTTATATTATTCAGCTTGATAGTAAAATGTAGCATAGGTTTTGCCAGAGATTTTGTGTGTTACAATGGTTGTTCAAATCCCTTTTTATAGCTATACCTAGGGAACACGATCCTAGAATCAAacccctcttaaatgacaataatgGGGGCCATTGATGAATGCGTAACGACAGGCTATGAATGTCAAAAATCTCCTACAACAGTCGCATATTTATTACTAGGAAATATTCCTTATTAAATTCCATCTGATGACAAACATGTGTTTGCCTTCGTTGACTGCGTTCCCTTCGGGATCTACCCGATACCAACCGAAGTCGTTGTCCTCGGTCTTAGTTCCCACTCGCTTCACATTCCGTCCGCCTCCGATTCCACGTGTTTGTAATCATTCGAGCATTTAATATAAActaattttaccctatacagatagtccccctgctttcTACTGGCACATCTTTTTATCATTGAGAAGTTGGTGAAGATTCCTTTCTTGGTGAAAAGTTTTCTGAACCCTTCTGAAAAGTTTCCAACGTTTAATAAAATGCACGTCTCCTCACATTCAATACCCTGAACACGTGTTACTCCACGATTTAGCAATTTTTTTGTCGGTTCTCGAGATAATTATGGCCATGGTTTTAGCCGCCTATATCTTTACTTATACACCTCattcttcttctttcacttctaACAACTTcataagtgttcttaacttattTACACTTAACTCCCTTCTTCTTTTATCTCTCTTTGTTCTTGTTCAAAAAACTTTATCATCTCCTTATCATTATGGCTTCTTCTAAGTTTTTCAAGAACTCTGGTCTTCTCTTCGGTGGGGGCCCAAAGAGGAGCAAAGATAAAGAGGTTGATGTTGATGTCGATCTTCCCATTGTGTGCATCATCATACCTAAACACCTGAACACTGCCAAAAGTCTCGAAGAGAAATTCCCTACTTCAAACCCTCGAACTTGGGTTGTTGGTAAATACCTTTCTTATATTCACCCTTCCAGTATCCCTACTGTGAAGGAATATCATGACTGTCATGCCCTAAATATTATTGCTCCTGACCTGGTGGAGCGGGTGATCTTCACTAAGAAGGGTTTTATGTATGTTTACATGTATCCTTCATTTTGAGTCCGTTTTATTTGAGCGGGGGACTTGACCCCGTAATTTTAAAGTTATGCTACCGGTACCAGGTATGTTTGGCTCAGGTGGGCCCTTTGGTGTGGCGAACGATGGCTTGTCTACAACGGTTGTGCCTTGATGAACCTCTACTCCCCCAAAATCTTCCGTGAGGGAGTGATAAACTTTAGCAAGCATGGCCACCATGCTTTTTTTAATAGCATAGATGATGACAATGACCGTGGATGGATGGAGCGGTTTGTCGTCATTGCTACCAGAGATATCACCCCGGCCACAATTCCATCTTTCCTCGAATCCTGGAATCATTcatataagttcaaaatctgCCTCTTTCTCCAAAAGAGATTGTCCCATGTCATTGTTAACCCTTTTTGCTTTGTTATTTCAGCTACTCGGTGGACATCACCAAGGATTGAAGGTCTAGACCGATGAGTTTAGAAGATTTTGGATATCACTATGTCAGAGACCCGTCGGTGGAAGGAGTTGGTCCCCAAATACGGGTAAAGGGCCAAGAACCAAGATAAACTGACTTTTCCTTCATTCCATCTTTGTATATAAGAAAACCTGCTAATCATACCTTTTTGTCTAATTCAGGTCTCCCGCGGGGTTCTATTTCCTGCCCTGAGGAGGATGTTTTGGTCGATTCTATAGAGGATGCAAGGTTGTTATAGGAGGCTTTCACCCAGACAGGTGCCCTGGAATATGCTTCCGGTGTAGGTACATCCTGTCGGAGTCCCCGACTAGAGAATAAGGAACTAAAAAGGCGGTATTCTTCCTCGGTCGGGGGTAAAAACAAGAAAGTGAAGAAAGTCATGTCCGAGCTAACCACATCTAGTGTGGTTATTGACGATGATAGGGAAGCCAGTGATAAAGAGGCTTCCCTTCAAAGGAGACAACGATATTCATCAGCTCAACAGAGTGCTCCATCTGGAGAGCTTAGAACCCCAACTGAGGGCGAAGTTCGAGCGCTCTGGAGAACTGGACTTAGTGAAGAATGCTGATTCTCCCTTTTTAGTCCCAGTTGCTGCTTCTGGTCCAATGAGGTTGGATATCGGGCCTTTTTTGCTTTTGGTTGGTGAGCAACCAACAAACAACACTACCTCTGCCGCAACTGCTTCTCAACCTACAATTTCATCAGCTTCATCTCCCTCTACACCAACTGTGATTTCATCACCAACAACTATTACATCTCCCCCACCGGCTGTACACGCCCAAGAGGAGGATATCCCTCCTCCCTAGTGCCCTGGCCATGTGAATTTGGGGCATAACTATTCACCCCTTCTGCAAATCCCCAAGGAAGGAAGAGCATATCTCTCTCGGTCTCAAAAGAGTTCCACTTGTTGTCCAGGCCGGTGGAGCTCGCCAATTACCTGAAGACACTGGCTTCAGagaaagataagaagaaaaataCATTCTCTTTCAGGTGAGTCTATGTTAAATAATATCATTCCCAATATGGTATTGTACTTATTCTTTTTACTGCTTGTTTCTATTCATCTATTACAACAGGGTTTCTAACTTTGATATTTGTTTTACAGGCCAACTTTCTTACTTAAGAGGACCTTCAGATATTGATCCTTGACAAAGAAAGACTTATGTCCGAGCGGGATCAGCTGTTGGTATTAGAGGCAAAGGTTGCTGAAGTGGCCGAGCTTGAGGCCCACTAAAACAGAGTGAGCAAGGTGTGATGGCTCACAGCCAAGAAGCCACTCAGCTCCATGCACAATTTCAGGATGCAAAGGTTAAGTGGGCTAAATCTCAAGATGTTGCTCTTGATTCTACCGAGCGCAAGTGTGCCTCCATCAAATGAGCAAATAATTTTGAGgcatctttgaactcaaaagtTGAAGAGGCTGTTGTCGCCTAGGAGAATCAGGCCCGGATGGAAGATAGGTATAAGAAGATCATGGATCAAAATAAGGTTCACATAACCACAATCCGTGATCTCTATCTTAGCCTTAGTGCCATATTATTCGAGTGGGATGGCCTTCTGACCGAGGTTGATAGGCTTAAAGCAAAACTTCAGCGCTAAGGGGATTCCCTCATTATTGAAAAAAATATTCTATGTACCATATGAGGAGGAAAACCTTGGAATAGGCCAAAACGAGCGTTATTGATATCAACAATGAGATTGCCAAGGCCCTAATGTTGGAGTTAACTACTCGAGAATGCCTTCCGGCTCAGCTCGATGCAACTAACTCTTCTAGTCCAAGTTCTGAGTTTTCGAGAATCGAGGATGATATTGAAGAGAATGATGATAAAGGCCAAGATCCTGCGCCGACGGCAGATCCGCCTACTTATTCTGGGGTCATAGATGCCTCTCTTTCCCCGAGTTCTTGTGGCGATGAAGTTtagcctttttcttttttttcttttgtttatttcttttgtacCTTTGTATTCATGCCGCTTGGCATGTTTGATAAATAGAAAGTACCTTTTGTCTAAGTATTGCGCAAAGTTCATTCCTTTTGCATCGAATTAAGTAAGGTTTCGGGTGTGTGTTTTCCGATAGCTTTTGGGTTCCAGGCATAAATTCTTTCGGAGCCAACCCTATTACTatgagggtttcataagagaTGGCCCTCTTATATTTATGGTACTCTTAAAGAGGACGTCTCCTGTTCATTTcggcactagcatttgaagttTTTAGATAACttttaaatgataaaatcaaTTCATCGTgtggacaagaaacaagataaaaacaaaaggactttattttattctttttatcttcaaaagtacataagcattcatttgctgaaagaaataaattgccaatacatgtggctaagttttacaacttgtttctacggggcTAACTGTGCAGTCCTCGGTCCCAATGAGACAATATTGTTACCGAGTCTCGCAGACCCGGTTTTTATGGCAATCAAGTTGTCGTATTCTCACACTATTCCCCCCAGTGTTCGAATGTGAATTAGAACACTGGAAGTCTTTCTCTTTTGAGGAAAAATACTTTTGAACTGTTGGATAATCTTTGGTTCGATGGCAAGCTTCGTTTTCCATTAGGAACTTTGCCAACGAGCCAAATATTATCTAACCATCCCCTAATGGCTTGTTGTTTCATTGGCTTGTCATTTAAAGGTCTTAACTTTGTTGACGATGCTCATTTTGTAGTATGCTTTCTGTTGGTGCCTCGTTAAAATCCTTGCCAGAAAAATCCAATTGGAACAAAAACTGgtcgaagggaaaaagagtgcagcacatactttcagtataAGCAGGATCCATCAACAGtaataccttttgaggtgagTCACATTCCAGTTGCATTGCAATTTGACTCCATCTTGATTCTTTAGTTCGTATGATCCTTTCCCGATGACAGTTGAAACTCGATAGGGGTCTTCCTACGTCAAACTCGGATATCATGCATTGAGCTCCTAGGTATTCTGAGTCACTTTGCTCAAAACCAAGTCTCCcactttaaaatagcatatattgACCCTCTAGTTATAGTATATTTCCATCATTTATTTCTGAGCCACCATTCTTATATGCGCCAAGTCTCTGCATTCGTCAAGCAGCTCCAACTTGACCAGCAATGCCTCATTATTTGCTTCTTCATCCATCCGAAAGTACTGCAAGGTCGGTTTTCCTACTTCCACCAGGATCATAGCTTTTACACCGTATACGAGAGAAAAATGTGTCTCCCCCGTGCTCGACTTGGTTGTTATCTAGTATGCCCATAACACTCCCGGTAACTCTTCGGGACACTTGCCTTTGGATAGTTCCAACCTCTTTTTGATGTTTTGAATAATCACCTTATTGGTTGACTCTGCCTGCCCATTTGCGCTCGGATGGTATGGTGAAGATGTGATTCTTTTAATTTTCAGGTCTTCAAAAAACTATGTGATATTTGAGCCTTTGAACTGTGGTCTGTTGTTGCAGGCAATCTACTTCGGTATTCCGAAATGGCAATTATGTTTTCCCACCAGAAATCGACCACTTCGCACTCACTGATCTTTTGGTAGGACCTACCtctacccatttggtgaagtaatcaattaaaattttaaaaatcctTACCTTCCCAGGACCCGGTGGCAGCGGCCCAACTATATCCAACCCCATTTACATGAAGGGCCATGGGGACAATACCAAATGCAGGAGTTATGCTAGTTTGTGCACCAACGGTGCATGGCATTGACATTTGTCGCATTTCTGAGCGAATGCCTTCACGTCTTGTTCTATCCGGGACCAATAGTATCATGCTCCAACTAATTTTAGCACCAATGAATCTGCACCGGAATGATTCCCGCAAATTCCTTCATGAATCTCTTGCATTATGTATTCTGCCTCTGGGGCTCCTAAACATCGGGCCAACGGCCCTTGTAACGACCTTTTATATAATTGTGCCACCCCCAAAGGCTGTAGCGAGCTGCTTTGGTGCGAAGTGCCCGGGATGCCTTCGGGTCTTCAGGCAATTTGCCATGTTAAAGGTAGTCAATGAACTCATTTCTCTAGTCCCAAACTGGGTTGGTTGTATTTACTTCGCAATAACCGTCCACATCCAGTACATAATGCATAAGTTGGATGATAGTACTGGAATTTGATCCATTCATCTCCGTGGACTAACCCAAATAGGCCAATGCATCCGCTTTTACGTTTCCTTCTCTTGGGATATGGGCGATCGACCACTCCATGAACCACGTGACAAAGTTTGAACTTTAATCACATATTATTGCATGCTTTCCTCCTTTGTGTAGAAGATTCAATATACTTTGATTTACTACTAGTTGCGAATCACATTTGATCTCTATGATCTCAGAATCAAGTCCTCGGGCTAACTCGAGTCATGCAATCAGTGCCTCATACTTGGCTTCATTGTCAGTTAAAAGAACAGTTTTTATGGCCTGCCTTAGGGTTTCTCCCAATGTCATGATTAAGACCACCCCGAGCCCGAACCCTTTAACATTGGAAGCTCCGTCTATGAACAAGGTCCAAACTCCTGATGTCGGTTTCGACACCATCACCGCTTCTTTTGCAACCAAAGGCAGTAGCCCGGGACTGAAATAGGCCACAAAGTCGGCCAAACCCTATGACTTTATCGCAGTCCTAGGCTTATATCAATATCAAATTCACTAATTTCAACTGCCCATTTGGCCAATTGATCTGATAACTCAGGTTTTTGAAGAACATTCTGTAGGGAAAAGTTGTCACCATGGTTATCGGGTGATACTAAAAATAAGGCCCAAGCTTTCGAGAGGCGACTACGAGATCTAAGGCTAGTTTTTTGAGGTGCGGATAACGAGTTTTTGCTCCCGAAATTTTTTTCTAAACATAATAAACAGGATATTACGTACCTTCATCCTCCCGGACTAGAATGACACTTACCGCTACCTCAAAAATTGCTAAATATATCAGCAACTATTCGCCTTCCTCCAATTTTGATAGTAGCAGAGTGATTGATAGATACCATTTCAGGTCATTTAAGGCCTGTTGACATTCTGGaatccattcgaagttgttcttcttcAGAAGTGAGAAGAAGTGATGACATTATTTTGAAGACCGAGAAAAGAACTTGCTTAGAGTGGCCAATCTTCTGGTTAGCCTTTGGACTTCCTTCACACTTGTCAGCTGGTCTGGGATGTCCTCAATGGCTTTGATCTTATCGGGATTTACCCCGATCTCTCTTTGTGGCACCATGAAACCAAAGAACTTACCAGAACTAACTCTAAATGCGCAATTTTTTGGGTTGAGATTCATGTTGTGCTTCCTCATGATATCGAAGGTCTCCTGGAGGTGTTTTAAGTGGTCACATGCATTCAAAAACTTGAccagcatatcatctatgtatAC from Nicotiana sylvestris chromosome 12, ASM39365v2, whole genome shotgun sequence encodes the following:
- the LOC104227053 gene encoding putative F-box/LRR-repeat protein 23 produces the protein MNTKGKGDGEIMSTLQIPPWLELPKGIWANILHRLGAVEILLTAQKVCTTWRRVCKNPSMWRVIDMWNYDGPYIQPYHLEEMCRHAIVRSQGEVVDIRLSFFATKELLFYVAERSRKLKKLSITWYCYSKLQREGFIKVVQKLPSLEELSLIDATITAKAFEALERSWSWFKSLELKKISSITKSSDEINEEALAIAQSLPALRRLQLIRNYMTNEGLQAILDGCPNLVSLDLRGCFYVRLDKVLSSKISRQIKDVKLPHDSMEGFEF